One region of Streptomyces capillispiralis genomic DNA includes:
- the carA gene encoding glutamine-hydrolyzing carbamoyl-phosphate synthase small subunit, translated as MTTSTRGATRVPAVLVLEDGRIFRGRAYGAVGETFGEAVFSTGMTGYQETLTDPSYHRQVVVMTAPHVGNTGVNDEDAESKRIWVSGYVVRDPARVPSNWRSRRSLDDELAAQGVVGISGIDTRALTRHLRERGAMRVGIFSGDAVRDDAALLARVKETPEMKGADLSAEVATTEPYVVPAIGEKKFTVAAVDLGIKGMTPQRMAERGIEVHVLPATATVDDVYAVAPDGVFFSNGPGDPATADHPVSVMRGVLERGTPLFGICFGNQILGRALGFGTFKLKYGHRGINQPVQDRTTGKVEVTAHNHGFAVDAPLDKVSDTPFGRAEVSHVCLNDNVVEGLQLLDRPAFSVQYHPEAAAGPHDAAYLFDRFVSLMEGQRA; from the coding sequence ATGACAACCTCCACCAGGGGAGCCACCAGGGTTCCCGCCGTTCTCGTCCTGGAGGACGGCCGGATCTTCCGCGGCCGTGCCTACGGGGCGGTGGGGGAGACCTTCGGCGAAGCGGTGTTCTCCACCGGCATGACCGGCTACCAGGAGACCCTCACCGACCCGTCGTACCACCGCCAGGTCGTGGTGATGACCGCCCCGCACGTCGGCAACACCGGCGTCAACGACGAGGACGCCGAGTCGAAGCGGATCTGGGTCTCCGGCTACGTCGTGCGCGACCCCGCGCGCGTGCCGTCCAACTGGCGCTCCCGGCGCTCCCTGGACGACGAACTCGCCGCGCAGGGCGTCGTCGGCATCAGCGGCATCGACACCCGCGCGCTCACCCGCCACCTGCGCGAGCGCGGCGCCATGCGCGTCGGCATCTTCAGCGGCGACGCCGTGCGCGACGACGCGGCACTGCTCGCCCGCGTCAAGGAGACGCCCGAGATGAAGGGCGCCGACCTGTCCGCCGAGGTCGCCACCACCGAGCCGTACGTCGTCCCCGCGATCGGCGAGAAGAAGTTCACCGTCGCCGCGGTCGACCTCGGCATCAAGGGCATGACCCCGCAGCGCATGGCCGAGCGCGGCATCGAGGTCCACGTGCTGCCCGCCACCGCCACCGTGGACGACGTCTACGCCGTCGCCCCCGACGGCGTGTTCTTCTCCAACGGGCCCGGCGACCCCGCCACCGCCGACCACCCCGTCTCCGTGATGCGGGGCGTGCTGGAGCGCGGCACCCCGCTGTTCGGCATCTGCTTCGGCAACCAGATCCTCGGCCGCGCCCTCGGCTTCGGCACCTTCAAGCTGAAGTACGGCCACCGGGGCATCAACCAGCCCGTGCAGGACCGTACGACCGGCAAGGTCGAGGTCACCGCGCACAACCACGGCTTCGCCGTCGACGCCCCCCTCGACAAGGTCTCCGACACCCCGTTCGGCCGTGCCGAGGTGTCCCACGTCTGCCTGAACGACAACGTGGTGGAGGGCCTCCAGCTGCTCGACCGGCCGGCCTTCAGCGTCCAGTACCACCCCGAAGCGGCAGCGGGCCCGCACGACGCCGCCTACCTGTTCGACCGCTTCGTTTCCCTGATGGAGGGCCAGCGTGCCTAA
- the carB gene encoding carbamoyl-phosphate synthase large subunit, which translates to MPKRTDIQSVLVIGSGPIVIGQAAEFDYSGTQACRVLKSEGLRVVLVNSNPATIMTDPEIADATYVEPITPEFVEKIIAKERPDALLPTLGGQTALNTAISLHENGVLEKYGVELIGANVQAIHKGEDRDLFKEVVEEVRRKIGHGESARSYICHSMDDVLKGVEELGGYPVVVRPSFTMGGAGSGFAHDEEELRRIAGQGLTLSPTTEVLLEESILGWKEYELELMRDKHDNVVVVCSIENFDPMGVHTGDSITVAPAMTLTDREYQVLRDVGIAIIREVGVDTGGCNIQFAVNPEDGRVIVIEMNPRVSRSSALASKATGFPIAKIAAKLAVGYTLDEIPNDITQETPASFEPTLDYVVVKAPRFAFEKFPSADSTLTTTMKSVGEAMAIGRNFTEAFQKALRSLEKKGSQFTFVGEPGDKRELLEASVRPTDGRVNTVMQAIRAGATPEEIFAYTKIDPWFVDQLFLIKEIADELSEAPELTTDLLAEAKRHGFSDQQIAEIRGLREDVVREVRHALGIRPVYKTVDTCAAEFAAKTPYFYSSYDEESEVAPRTKPAVIILGSGPNRIGQGIEFDYSCVHASFALSDAGYETVMVNCNPETVSTDYDTSDRLYFEPLTLEDVLEIVHAEQQAGPVAGVVVQLGGQTPLGLSQALKDNGVPIVGTSPEAIHAAEDRGAFGQVLKEAGLPAPKHGTATTFAEAKAIADEIGYPVLVRPSYVLGGRGMEIVYDETRLESYIAESTEISPSRPVLVDRFLDDAIEIDVDALYDGEELYLGGVMEHIEEAGIHSGDSACALPPITLGGFDIKRLRASTEAIARGVGVRGLINIQFALAGDILYVLEANPRASRTVPFTSKATAVPLAKAAARISLGATVAELRAEGLLPATGDGGELPLDAPISVKEAVMPWSRFRDIHGRGVDTVLGPEMRSTGEVMGIDSVFGTAYAKSQAGAYGPLPTKGRAFISVANRDKRSMIFPARELVAHGFELLATSGTAEVLKRNGINATVVRKQSEGTGPNGEKTVVQLIHDGEVDLIVNTPYGTGGRLDGYDIRTAAVARSVPCLTTVQALAAAVQGIDALHRGDVGVRSLQEHAQHLTAARD; encoded by the coding sequence GTGCCTAAGCGCACCGATATCCAGTCCGTCCTGGTCATCGGCTCCGGCCCGATCGTCATCGGCCAGGCCGCCGAGTTCGACTACTCCGGCACCCAGGCGTGCCGCGTCCTCAAGTCCGAGGGCCTGCGGGTCGTCCTGGTGAACTCCAACCCGGCGACGATCATGACCGACCCGGAGATCGCCGACGCCACCTACGTCGAGCCGATCACCCCCGAGTTCGTCGAGAAGATCATCGCCAAGGAGCGGCCCGACGCGCTGCTGCCCACCCTGGGCGGCCAGACGGCCCTCAACACGGCGATCTCCCTGCACGAGAACGGCGTCCTGGAGAAGTACGGCGTCGAGCTGATCGGCGCCAACGTCCAGGCGATCCACAAGGGCGAGGACCGCGACCTGTTCAAGGAGGTCGTGGAGGAGGTCCGCAGGAAGATCGGCCACGGCGAGTCCGCCCGCTCCTACATCTGCCACTCCATGGACGACGTCCTCAAGGGCGTCGAGGAACTCGGCGGCTACCCCGTCGTCGTGCGTCCCTCCTTCACCATGGGCGGCGCCGGCTCCGGCTTCGCGCACGACGAGGAGGAGCTGCGCCGCATCGCCGGCCAGGGCCTCACCCTCTCGCCGACCACCGAGGTGCTCCTGGAGGAGTCCATCCTCGGCTGGAAGGAGTACGAGCTGGAGCTGATGCGCGACAAGCACGACAACGTCGTGGTCGTCTGCTCCATCGAGAACTTCGACCCCATGGGCGTCCACACCGGCGACTCGATCACCGTCGCGCCCGCGATGACGCTCACCGACCGCGAGTACCAGGTGCTGCGCGACGTCGGCATCGCCATCATCCGCGAGGTCGGCGTCGACACCGGCGGCTGCAACATCCAGTTCGCGGTGAACCCCGAGGACGGCCGGGTCATCGTCATCGAGATGAACCCGCGCGTGTCGCGTTCCTCCGCGCTCGCCTCCAAGGCGACCGGCTTCCCGATCGCCAAGATCGCCGCGAAGCTCGCCGTCGGCTACACCCTGGACGAGATCCCCAACGACATCACGCAGGAGACCCCGGCCTCCTTCGAGCCGACGCTCGACTACGTGGTCGTCAAGGCCCCGCGCTTCGCCTTCGAGAAGTTCCCGAGCGCCGACTCCACCCTCACCACCACCATGAAGTCGGTCGGCGAGGCCATGGCCATCGGCCGCAACTTCACCGAGGCGTTCCAGAAGGCGCTGCGCTCGCTGGAGAAGAAGGGCAGCCAGTTCACCTTCGTCGGCGAGCCCGGCGACAAGCGGGAGCTGCTGGAGGCGTCCGTCCGCCCGACCGACGGCCGCGTCAACACGGTCATGCAGGCCATCCGGGCGGGCGCCACCCCCGAGGAGATCTTCGCGTACACGAAGATCGACCCCTGGTTCGTCGACCAGCTCTTCCTCATCAAGGAGATCGCCGACGAGCTGTCCGAGGCCCCCGAGCTGACCACCGACCTGCTCGCCGAGGCCAAGCGGCACGGCTTCTCCGACCAGCAGATCGCCGAGATCCGGGGCCTGCGCGAGGACGTCGTCCGCGAGGTCCGGCACGCGCTCGGCATCCGCCCGGTCTACAAGACGGTCGACACCTGCGCCGCCGAGTTCGCCGCGAAGACCCCGTACTTCTACTCCTCCTACGACGAGGAGAGCGAGGTCGCGCCGCGCACCAAGCCGGCCGTCATCATCCTCGGCTCCGGCCCCAACCGCATCGGCCAGGGCATCGAGTTCGACTACTCCTGCGTCCACGCCTCCTTCGCGCTGAGCGACGCCGGGTACGAGACCGTGATGGTCAACTGCAACCCGGAGACCGTCTCCACCGACTACGACACCTCCGACCGGCTCTACTTCGAGCCGCTCACCCTGGAGGACGTCCTGGAGATCGTCCACGCCGAGCAGCAGGCCGGACCGGTCGCCGGCGTCGTCGTGCAGCTCGGCGGCCAGACCCCGCTGGGCCTGTCGCAGGCGCTCAAGGACAACGGCGTGCCGATCGTCGGCACCTCCCCGGAGGCCATCCACGCCGCCGAGGACCGCGGCGCCTTCGGGCAGGTCCTCAAGGAGGCCGGCCTGCCGGCCCCCAAGCACGGCACCGCCACCACCTTCGCCGAGGCCAAGGCCATCGCCGACGAGATCGGCTACCCGGTCCTCGTCCGCCCGTCCTACGTGCTCGGCGGACGCGGCATGGAGATCGTCTACGACGAGACCCGGCTGGAGTCCTACATCGCCGAGTCCACCGAGATCAGCCCCTCCCGGCCGGTCCTGGTCGACCGCTTCCTCGACGACGCCATCGAGATCGACGTCGACGCGCTCTACGACGGCGAGGAGCTGTACCTCGGCGGCGTCATGGAGCACATCGAGGAGGCCGGCATCCACTCCGGCGACTCCGCGTGCGCCCTGCCCCCGATCACGCTCGGCGGCTTCGACATCAAGCGGCTGCGCGCCTCCACCGAGGCCATCGCGCGCGGTGTCGGCGTGCGCGGCCTGATCAACATCCAGTTCGCGCTGGCCGGGGACATCCTCTACGTCCTGGAGGCCAACCCGCGCGCCTCACGCACCGTCCCCTTCACCTCGAAGGCGACCGCGGTGCCGCTGGCCAAGGCCGCCGCCCGCATCTCGCTCGGCGCGACCGTCGCCGAGCTGCGCGCCGAGGGCCTGCTCCCGGCGACCGGCGACGGCGGCGAGCTGCCGCTGGACGCGCCGATCTCCGTCAAGGAGGCCGTGATGCCGTGGTCGCGCTTCCGCGACATCCACGGCCGCGGCGTCGACACCGTCCTCGGCCCGGAGATGCGCTCCACCGGCGAGGTCATGGGCATCGACTCCGTCTTCGGCACGGCGTACGCCAAGTCACAGGCCGGCGCCTACGGGCCGCTGCCCACCAAGGGCCGCGCCTTCATCTCGGTCGCCAACCGCGACAAGCGCTCGATGATCTTCCCGGCGCGCGAGCTGGTGGCCCACGGCTTCGAGCTGCTGGCCACCTCCGGCACGGCCGAGGTCCTCAAGCGCAACGGCATCAACGCCACCGTCGTGCGCAAGCAGTCCGAGGGCACCGGACCGAACGGCGAGAAGACCGTCGTCCAGCTCATCCACGACGGCGAGGTCGACCTCATCGTCAACACCCCGTACGGCACCGGCGGCCGCCTCGACGGCTACGACATCCGTACGGCCGCCGTGGCCCGGTCCGTGCCGTGCCTGACGACGGTCCAGGCGCTCGCCGCCGCCGTCCAGGGCATCGACGCGCTGCACCGGGGGGACGTGGGCGTCCGCTCGCTCCAGGAACACGCGCAACACCTGACCGCGGCCCGCGACTAG
- a CDS encoding quinone-dependent dihydroorotate dehydrogenase, whose amino-acid sequence MYKILFTLLFRRMDPEQAHHLAFRWIRLLARVPVLRTLAAAVLAPRHEELRTEALGLRLHSPFGLAAGFDKNAVGIDGLAMLGFDHVEIGTVTGEPQPGNPKQRLFRLVADRALINRMGFNNEGSLAVAARLASRTPVFRTVVGVNIGKTKAVPESEAVADYVKSAERLAPYADYLVVNVSSPNTPGLRNLQAVDHLRPLLTAVREAADRAVTARRVPLLVKIAPDLADEDVDAVADLAVELGLDGIIATNTTIAREGLGLRSGPSLVAETGGLSGAPLKARSLEVLRRLYARVGDRITLVGVGGIENAEDAWQRILAGATLVQGYSAFIYEGPFWGRALHKGLAARLRTSPYATLADAVGADVRTTA is encoded by the coding sequence ATGTACAAGATTCTCTTCACCCTGCTCTTCCGCCGGATGGACCCCGAGCAGGCGCACCACCTCGCCTTCCGCTGGATCCGTCTGCTCGCGCGCGTGCCCGTGCTGCGCACCCTCGCCGCCGCCGTGCTCGCCCCCCGCCACGAGGAGCTGCGCACCGAGGCCCTCGGGCTGCGCCTGCACAGCCCCTTCGGCCTGGCCGCCGGCTTCGACAAGAACGCCGTCGGCATCGACGGCCTGGCGATGCTCGGCTTCGACCACGTCGAGATCGGCACCGTCACCGGCGAGCCGCAGCCCGGCAACCCCAAGCAGCGGCTGTTCCGCCTGGTCGCGGACCGCGCGCTGATCAACCGCATGGGCTTCAACAACGAGGGCTCGCTGGCCGTCGCCGCCCGCCTGGCCTCCCGCACGCCCGTGTTCAGGACCGTCGTCGGCGTCAACATCGGCAAGACCAAGGCCGTACCGGAGTCCGAGGCGGTCGCGGACTACGTGAAGTCCGCCGAGCGGCTGGCGCCGTACGCGGACTACCTGGTGGTCAACGTCTCCTCGCCGAACACCCCCGGACTGCGGAACCTCCAGGCCGTGGACCACCTGCGCCCGCTGCTCACCGCCGTCCGTGAGGCCGCCGACCGCGCGGTCACCGCCCGTCGGGTGCCGCTGCTGGTGAAGATCGCGCCCGACCTCGCCGACGAGGACGTCGACGCGGTCGCCGACCTGGCCGTGGAACTCGGCCTGGACGGCATCATCGCCACCAACACCACCATCGCGCGCGAGGGGCTCGGCCTGCGCTCCGGCCCCTCGTTGGTCGCGGAGACCGGCGGCCTGTCCGGCGCGCCCCTGAAGGCGCGCTCCCTGGAGGTCCTGCGCCGCCTCTACGCGCGCGTGGGCGACCGGATCACCCTGGTGGGCGTCGGCGGCATCGAGAACGCCGAGGACGCCTGGCAGCGCATCCTGGCCGGTGCCACGCTGGTCCAGGGCTACAGCGCGTTCATCTACGAGGGCCCCTTCTGGGGCCGCGCCCTGCACAAGGGGCTCGCCGCGCGGCTGCGCACCAGCCCCTACGCCACGCTCGCCGACGCGGTGGGCGCCGACGTGAGGACAACGGCATGA
- the pyrF gene encoding orotidine-5'-phosphate decarboxylase — protein sequence MSGLEPFGARLRRAMDERGPLCVGIDPHASLLAEWGLNDDVAGLERFSRTVVEAVADRVAVLKPQSAFFERFGSRGVAVLEDTVREARAAGALVVMDAKRGDIGSTMAAYAESFLHKDAPLFSDALTVSPYLGYGSLSPAVALARESGTGLFVLALTSNPEGGEVQHAVRADGRTIGATMLAHLALENAGEEPLGSFGAVVGATLGDLSSYDLDMGGPILAPGIGAQGATAADLPAVFGRAVRNVVPNVSRGVLRHGPDAVALRDAAERFAEEIRASMTAS from the coding sequence ATGAGTGGTCTGGAACCCTTCGGCGCGCGTCTGCGCCGCGCGATGGACGAGCGGGGCCCGCTGTGCGTGGGCATCGACCCGCACGCCTCCCTGCTCGCCGAGTGGGGCCTGAACGACGACGTGGCGGGCCTGGAGCGGTTCAGCCGCACCGTGGTGGAGGCGGTGGCCGACCGGGTCGCCGTGCTCAAGCCGCAGAGCGCCTTCTTCGAGCGCTTCGGCTCGCGCGGTGTCGCCGTCCTGGAGGACACCGTGCGCGAGGCGAGGGCGGCCGGGGCGCTGGTCGTCATGGACGCCAAGCGCGGCGACATCGGCTCCACCATGGCCGCCTACGCCGAGTCGTTCCTGCACAAGGACGCGCCGCTGTTCTCCGACGCGCTCACCGTCTCGCCGTACCTCGGCTACGGCTCGCTGAGCCCGGCCGTCGCACTGGCCCGGGAGTCCGGCACCGGGCTGTTCGTGCTGGCGCTGACGTCGAACCCGGAGGGCGGCGAGGTGCAGCACGCGGTCCGCGCCGACGGGCGGACCATCGGCGCCACCATGCTCGCGCACCTGGCCCTGGAGAACGCCGGCGAGGAGCCCCTGGGGTCCTTCGGCGCCGTGGTCGGCGCGACGCTCGGCGACCTGTCCTCCTACGACCTGGACATGGGCGGCCCGATCCTCGCGCCCGGCATCGGCGCGCAGGGCGCCACGGCGGCCGATCTGCCGGCCGTCTTCGGGCGCGCGGTGCGCAACGTGGTGCCGAACGTCAGCCGGGGAGTGTTGCGCCACGGTCCCGACGCGGTCGCTCTGCGTGACGCCGCGGAGCGGTTCGCGGAGGAGATCCGGGCCTCCATGACGGCGTCCTGA
- a CDS encoding integration host factor, translated as MALPPLTPEQRAAALEKAAAARRERAEVKNRLKHSGASLHEVIKQGQENDVIGKMKVSALLESLPGVGKVRAKQIMERLGISESRRVRGLGSNQIASLEREFGSTGS; from the coding sequence GTGGCTCTTCCGCCCCTTACCCCTGAACAGCGCGCAGCCGCGCTCGAAAAGGCCGCCGCGGCTCGCCGGGAGCGGGCCGAGGTCAAGAATCGACTCAAGCACTCCGGCGCCTCCCTGCACGAGGTCATCAAGCAGGGTCAGGAGAACGACGTCATCGGCAAGATGAAGGTCTCCGCCCTGCTCGAGTCGCTGCCGGGCGTGGGCAAGGTCCGCGCCAAGCAGATCATGGAGCGACTGGGCATCTCCGAGAGCCGCCGTGTGCGCGGTCTCGGTTCCAACCAGATCGCCTCCCTGGAGCGTGAGTTCGGCAGCACCGGCTCCTGA
- the gmk gene encoding guanylate kinase has protein sequence MSERPRLTVLSGPSGVGKSTVVAHMRKEHPEVWLSVSATTRKPRPGEQHGVHYFFVTDDEMDKLIANGELLEWAEFAGNRYGTPRAAVLEHLEAGVPVLLEIDLQGARQVRESMAEAQLVFLAPPSWEELVRRLTGRGTESAEVIERRLDAAKTELAAEPEFDTTLVNTSVEDVARELLALMNVV, from the coding sequence ATGAGTGAACGTCCGCGGCTGACCGTGCTCTCCGGCCCCTCCGGGGTCGGCAAGAGCACGGTCGTCGCCCATATGCGCAAGGAACACCCCGAGGTCTGGCTCTCGGTGTCGGCGACGACCCGCAAGCCCCGCCCGGGCGAGCAGCACGGTGTCCACTACTTCTTCGTCACCGACGACGAGATGGACAAGCTGATCGCCAACGGCGAGCTGCTGGAGTGGGCCGAATTCGCCGGCAACCGCTACGGCACGCCCCGCGCGGCGGTGCTCGAGCACCTGGAGGCGGGTGTGCCCGTGCTCCTGGAGATCGACCTCCAGGGCGCGCGGCAGGTCCGTGAGTCCATGGCCGAGGCCCAGCTGGTGTTCCTGGCCCCTCCCTCCTGGGAGGAGCTCGTGCGCAGGCTCACCGGCCGGGGCACGGAGTCGGCGGAGGTCATCGAGCGCCGTCTGGACGCCGCGAAGACCGAGCTGGCGGCCGAGCCCGAGTTCGACACCACCCTGGTCAACACCTCCGTCGAGGACGTGGCCCGCGAGCTGCTAGCCTTGATGAACGTCGTGTGA
- the rpoZ gene encoding DNA-directed RNA polymerase subunit omega has translation MSSSISAPEGIINPPIDELLEATDSKYSLVIYAAKRARQINAYYSQLGEGLLEYVGPLVDTHVHEKPLSIALREINAGLLTSEAVDGPGQ, from the coding sequence GTGTCCTCTTCCATCTCCGCGCCCGAGGGCATCATCAACCCGCCGATCGACGAGCTCCTCGAGGCCACGGACTCGAAGTACAGCCTCGTGATCTACGCGGCCAAGCGGGCCCGCCAGATCAACGCGTACTACTCGCAGCTCGGTGAGGGTCTGCTCGAGTACGTCGGTCCCCTCGTCGACACCCATGTCCACGAGAAGCCGCTCTCGATCGCCCTGCGCGAGATCAACGCGGGACTGCTGACCTCCGAGGCCGTCGACGGCCCCGGTCAGTAA
- the coaBC gene encoding bifunctional phosphopantothenoylcysteine decarboxylase/phosphopantothenate--cysteine ligase CoaBC: MDKPKVVLGVSGGIAAYKACELLRRLTESGHDVRVVPTASALHFVGAATWSALSGHPVSTDVWDDVHEVPHVRIGQHADLVVVAPATADMLAKAAHGLADDLLTNTLLTARCPVVFAPAMHTEMWEHPATQENVATLRARGAVVIEPAVGRLTGVDTGKGRLPDPGEIFEVCRRVLARGVTEPDLRGRHVVVSAGGTREPLDPVRFLGNRSSGKQGYALARTAAARGARVTLIAANTALPDPAGVDIVRVGTAVELREAVLGAAADADAVVMAAAVADFRPAVYATGKIKKKDGQEPEPVTLVRNPDVLAEISGDRARAGQVIVGFAAETDDVLANGRAKLKRKGCDLLVVNEVGERRTFGSEENEAVVLGADGSETPVAHGPKEALAETVWDLVAERLG, encoded by the coding sequence GTGGACAAGCCGAAGGTCGTACTGGGGGTCAGCGGTGGCATCGCCGCGTACAAGGCCTGTGAGCTGCTCCGGCGGCTGACGGAGTCGGGGCACGACGTGCGGGTCGTCCCCACCGCCTCCGCGCTGCACTTCGTCGGGGCCGCCACCTGGTCCGCGCTCTCCGGCCACCCCGTCTCCACCGACGTCTGGGACGACGTCCACGAGGTGCCGCACGTGCGGATCGGGCAGCACGCCGACCTGGTGGTGGTCGCCCCCGCCACCGCGGACATGCTCGCCAAGGCCGCCCACGGCCTGGCCGACGACCTCCTCACCAACACCCTGCTCACCGCCCGCTGTCCCGTGGTCTTCGCGCCGGCCATGCACACCGAGATGTGGGAGCACCCGGCCACCCAGGAGAACGTGGCGACGCTGCGCGCCCGCGGCGCCGTCGTCATCGAACCGGCCGTCGGCCGCCTCACCGGCGTCGACACCGGCAAGGGCCGGCTGCCCGACCCCGGCGAGATCTTCGAGGTCTGCCGCCGGGTGCTGGCCCGCGGCGTCACCGAGCCCGACCTCCGGGGCCGGCACGTCGTCGTCAGCGCCGGAGGCACCCGCGAGCCCCTCGACCCGGTCCGCTTCCTCGGCAACCGCTCGTCCGGCAAGCAGGGGTACGCCCTCGCCCGCACCGCCGCCGCCCGCGGCGCCCGGGTCACCCTGATCGCGGCCAACACCGCGCTGCCCGACCCCGCCGGGGTGGACATCGTCCGCGTGGGCACCGCCGTGGAACTGCGCGAAGCCGTCCTCGGCGCCGCCGCCGACGCGGACGCGGTCGTCATGGCCGCGGCCGTCGCCGACTTCCGCCCGGCGGTCTACGCGACCGGGAAGATAAAGAAGAAGGACGGCCAGGAGCCCGAGCCCGTCACCCTGGTGCGCAATCCGGACGTCCTCGCCGAGATCTCCGGCGACCGGGCGCGCGCCGGACAGGTGATCGTCGGCTTCGCCGCCGAGACCGACGACGTGCTCGCCAACGGCCGCGCCAAACTGAAGCGCAAGGGCTGCGACCTGCTGGTGGTGAACGAGGTGGGGGAGCGCAGGACCTTCGGCTCCGAGGAGAACGAGGCCGTGGTGCTGGGCGCCGACGGCAGCGAGACCCCCGTCGCCCACGGGCCGAAGGAAGCCCTGGCCGAAACCGTGTGGGACCTGGTGGCCGAGCGCCTCGGATGA
- the metK gene encoding methionine adenosyltransferase: MSRRLFTSESVTEGHPDKIADQISDTILDALLREDPTSRVAVETLITTGLVHVAGEVTTKTYADIATLVRNKILEIGYDSSKKGFDGASCGVSVSIGAQSPDIAQGVDAAYEARVEGDEDELDRQGAGDQGLMFGYATDETPTLMPLPVFLAHRLSKRLSDVRKNGTIPYLRPDGKTQVTIEYDGDKAVRLDTVVVSSQHASDIDLESLLAPDIREFVVEPELKALLDEGIKLDTENYRLLVNPTGRFEIGGPMGDAGLTGRKIIIDTYGGMARHGGGAFSGKDPSKVDRSAAYAMRWVAKNVVAAGLATRCEVQVAYAIGKAEPVGLFVETFGTAKIETERIEKAIDEVFDLRPAAIIRDLDLLRPIYAQTAAYGHFGRELPDFTWERTDRVDALREAAGL; this comes from the coding sequence GTGTCCCGTCGTCTGTTCACCTCGGAGTCCGTGACCGAGGGTCACCCCGACAAGATCGCTGACCAGATCAGCGACACCATCCTCGACGCCCTGCTCCGCGAGGACCCGACCTCCCGGGTCGCCGTCGAGACTCTGATCACCACCGGCCTGGTGCACGTGGCCGGCGAGGTCACCACCAAGACCTACGCGGACATCGCGACGCTGGTGCGCAACAAGATCCTCGAGATCGGCTACGACTCCTCGAAGAAGGGCTTCGACGGCGCCTCCTGCGGCGTCTCGGTGTCCATCGGCGCGCAGTCCCCGGACATCGCGCAGGGTGTCGACGCAGCGTACGAGGCCCGCGTCGAGGGCGACGAGGACGAACTGGACCGACAGGGCGCCGGCGACCAGGGCCTGATGTTCGGCTACGCGACGGACGAGACGCCGACGCTGATGCCGCTGCCGGTCTTCCTCGCGCACCGCCTGTCCAAGCGCCTGTCCGACGTGCGCAAGAACGGCACCATCCCCTACCTGCGCCCGGACGGCAAGACCCAGGTCACCATCGAGTACGACGGCGACAAGGCGGTCCGTCTGGACACGGTGGTCGTCTCCTCCCAGCACGCCTCCGACATCGACCTGGAGTCGCTGCTCGCCCCCGACATCCGCGAGTTCGTCGTGGAGCCGGAGCTGAAGGCTCTCCTGGACGAGGGCATCAAGCTCGACACCGAGAACTACCGCCTGCTGGTGAACCCCACCGGCCGCTTCGAGATCGGCGGCCCGATGGGCGACGCCGGCCTCACCGGCCGCAAGATCATCATCGACACCTACGGCGGCATGGCCCGTCACGGCGGCGGCGCCTTCTCCGGCAAGGACCCCTCCAAGGTCGACCGCAGCGCCGCCTACGCGATGCGCTGGGTCGCCAAGAACGTCGTCGCCGCGGGCCTCGCCACCCGCTGCGAGGTGCAGGTGGCGTACGCGATCGGCAAGGCCGAGCCGGTCGGTCTCTTCGTGGAGACCTTCGGCACCGCCAAGATCGAGACCGAGCGGATCGAGAAGGCCATCGACGAGGTCTTCGACCTGCGTCCGGCCGCGATCATCCGCGACCTCGACCTGCTGCGCCCGATCTACGCCCAGACCGCCGCCTACGGCCACTTCGGCCGCGAGCTGCCGGACTTCACCTGGGAGCGCACCGACCGCGTCGACGCGCTGCGCGAGGCGGCGGGCCTGTAG